TTCACATGTGTTTAGCTCTTGAGATCCCAACCTATAGCTCAAATGTGGTTAACCACTTCTGTGATTTACCCCCTCTCTTATCTCTTGCCTGCTCTGATGTGTCTGTGAATGAACTGGTGGTGTACATTGTGACCACTTTAAATGAGATCATTACCATCATGATCATCCTTACCTCCTATTTGTTTATTCCCATCACCATCCTGAGGATGCGCTCTGCAGAGAGAAGGTGCAAAGCCTTTTTCACCTGTGCTTCCCATTTCATGGCTACCATTGTCTTTCATGGAacaatcattttcttttattgcagaCCCAGTTCTGACTATAGTCTGGAAACTGAGAAAGTGACCACAGTGTTCTATACTGTAGTGGTTCCCATGCTGAACCCCCTGATCTATTATAGCCTCAGGAACAAGGATGTGAAAGCAGCTTTCAGGAAAATGGTGGGcttcaaaatgttttaattggacTCAATTCTCCAGAATGGAGGGTGGCAGAGGGGTGAGTATGTGGTGTTGCAGTATAAGAGTGGAGAGAGCAGTGAGGAGCTAGGTAGTTATGAGAGAGTCTTTTTGATCCACATATTTCTGTGCCGTTTCAATTTCCAAGAGTAGGATTGagcatatttcaaaatgttcatcccatgttttgttttgttttgttttttcaatctgttttattttaactGGATATGGGAAAGGGCAGTGTTAACACCTAGGCATTTAGTATGCTGTAAATCCTTCATAAATCTAATGAATAACTCATGAGaattattctttgttttcatatcttttatggAAACTATTATTCTCAAAATTTCATTCTTGCCTATAAATATTTGCAATCATTTGCATAAACATTGTATCAGTAGCAgcatttctgattattttctcaCTTTGTCTTTCACTTCTGGTCTTCATAATTACTCTGTGTCCTAACCATAGCAGATCAAATTCCTCTTGTAGCTCATCAATGGACTTCATAGCTGCTGCTCTTATTCTTTGCATCTGCTCTTGCTGAACTGCCCTTTCTTCACCTTTTCTCAACATGCCTATAGCACAACTCTTCACTCAGTCACAGTTAACATGTGCCAATTGATGCTTTCATTACAGTTCCATTTTGTTTCATGTCAGTttctaaattacatttttaaaagaagattctCTCCTTCTACCAAAAATGATGTGACAAATGCAGTGAGCTTGAGTTGATGAAATCATGGGTTGGTGATTTGACCATGAGTTTTTCATCTGTTTAGTAATGTAAACTCTCAAATACTCAGTTTCCTGATGTTTAAATAGTGGATAATACTACCA
This Choloepus didactylus isolate mChoDid1 chromosome 25 unlocalized genomic scaffold, mChoDid1.pri SUPER_25_unloc1, whole genome shotgun sequence DNA region includes the following protein-coding sequences:
- the LOC119525182 gene encoding olfactory receptor 5L1-like; this encodes MEKGSCSTVSEFILLGLSDPPELSVFLSLVFLLIYGVTVMGNLGMITVTQASSQLHTPMYFFLCHLSLVDFCYSTIILPKLLANILVKEKAFSFQGCMVQFYLFCTYVVTGVILLAVMAYDHFLAIYYPLLYMVIMSRKLCVGLVLVCGTVHSLIHMCLALEIPTYSSNVVNHFCDLPPLLSLACSDVSVNELVVYIVTTLNEIITIMIILTSYLFIPITILRMRSAERRCKAFFTCASHFMATIVFHGTIIFFYCRPSSDYSLETEKVTTVFYTVVVPMLNPLIYYSLRNKDVKAAFRKMVGFKMF